A window of Ruminiclostridium herbifermentans genomic DNA:
TAGATTATGATGTGTTAATTATTGCAGTTGGTGTAAGACCTAATACTGAACTCGTTAAAAATGCAGGTGGAAATGTTAACAGGGGAATTGTGACTGATAAAAAACAAGAAACCTCGTTAAAGGATATTTATGCTGCAGGTGACTGTACTGAAAGCTTTGACATATGCTCAGAACAAAATAAGATACTTGCACTTTTGCCAAATGCATACATGCAGGGCGAAATTGCTGGAATAAATATGGCTGGCGGAGATAAGGTATTTGATACAGCAATGCCAATGAATGCAATAGGATTCTTTGGACTTCATATGCTAACAGCTGGCAGTATGGAAGGCGAATGCGTTGAAGTAATTGATGAGAATAATTATAAAAAAATGTTCTTTGCTGATAATTTACTAAAAGGATATATCTTAATTGGTGAAATAAATAGAGCAGGAATATACACTTCACTTATAAGAGAAAAAATACATTTGCAAGAGTTAGACATTAATCTGCTAAAAAATAGTCCACAACTTTTAGTGTTTAACAAGAATACACGAAAGGCAAAGTTGGGATAGTTAAGTTATAATTTTTTGGCAAATTTGTGTTTAAATCACGCAGATAGGAGGTATAAAATGAGAATAACTGTTGGAAACACATACTATACTGAAATAAATGAGCAGATTAGGAATACTGCTGATACTGATATAATTTTAGATGAAGTTTATGGTCAAAGATATATAGGGTGCGGTGTTGGTGGCAAAAAAATAACAGTTAACGGAACTCCTGGAAATGCTTTAGGAGCATATATGAATGGTGCAAATATCATAGTGAACGGAAATGCTCAGGATGCTACTGGAGACACTATGAACGATGGTTCAATTATTATTCACGGTAATTGTGGTGATACTACTGGATACGGTATGAGAGGCGGAAAAATACTTGTTAAAGGTAATGCAGGTTACCGAGTTGGAATACACATAAAAGAATATAGAGATCAAAAACCAGTAGTTGTAGTTGGAGGTAAGACTGGCGATTTCCTTGGGGAGTATCAAGCGGGTGGCATAATAATTGTGCTTGGTATTGGAGTTGATGGAGTTCCTGTTGGGAACTTCTGCGGAACAGGTATGCACGGAGGGGTTATTTACTTAAGATGTGATGAGGTTCCAGATGGATTACCACCTCAGGTTAGTGTTGAAACTGCTACAGAAGCAGATAAAAAGACCATTGAAGACCATATTGCAGAATTTTGTGATAATTTTGGATACGAAAAGGCTGAATTAATAAAAAGTAATTTTATTAAACTAACTGCCAATACCAAAAATCCATATAAGCAATTGTATACACATAACTAAAATTAGTATAAAATTGTAATTAAGTAAATATTGGTGTGTTATAATTCTTAGGTTATTAAACTAATAAGCCGGAGTTATTAGCTGCTTAACTGTAACTAATTTAGTTTTACGTTAAATAGCAATAAAAATGAGAAAGGTTAGTATAATTAGCATGAGGCAAGAAAATGTCCTTTAAACATAAACAGGTTCTATTCATAAACACATAAAAGACAGGAAGGGTGAGAAGGATGGCTTCGAAAAATGATATTTTGAAATTTATTGAACAAAATGATGTAAAATTTGTAAGATTACAATTTACAGATATTTTGGGCAGATTAAAAAATATTGCAATAACTGAACGTCAGGTTGAGCGAGCTCTTGAGGAAGGAATTATCTTTGATGCATCTGCAATAGCTGGATTTTCTGAAGTTGAATCATCGGATATGCTTCTGCTTCCAGATATTAATACATTTACAATTATTCCATGGAGACCTCAGCATGGAAAAGTTGCAAGATTTATTTGTGATATAAAAAACTATGATGGAACTCAATTTATAGGTGACCCTAGATATGTTTTGAAAAAATCTGTGGAAAAGGCTGAAAAACTTGGATATACATTTAATGTAGGTCCTGAGTGTGAATTTTTCTTGTTTCATACTGATTCAGAGGGAAGACCTACCGCGAAAACTCATGATTATGCAAGCTATTGTGATCTTGCACCTATGGATTTAGGTGAAAATTGCAGAAGAGAAATATGTATGGTGCTTGAAGAAATGGGCTTTGAAATTGAGGCATTGCACCATGAGAATGCTGCTGGTCAGCATGAAATTGATTTTAAATATAGTGATGTTCTTACTGCGGCAGATAGAATAATGACCTTTAGAATGGTAGTAAAAACTATTGCTCAAAGGAATGGATTGCACGCAACATTTATGCCAAAACCAATTTTCAATGCCTTTGGATCAGGAATGCACATCAATATGTCCCTTTCAAAAGAAGGAAAAAATTTATTTAATGCTGGTAATGGCAGTATGGATATTTCTGATGTGGCAAAAATGTTTGGCGCAGGAATTCTCAACCATATAAATGGTATTACTGCTGTTGCTAATCCTTTAGTAAATTCTTACAAGAGATTTGTTCCTGGATTTGAAGCTCCTGTTCACATTGCTTGGTCACACATGAATAGAAGTCCATTGCTAAGAGTGCCTGCACCTAAGGGTGAGGCCACAAGGCTTGAGCTACGGAGTCCAGATTCTTCATGTAATCCATATCTTACATTAGCACTTGTATTAGAGGCTGGCTTAGATGGTTTACAAAAGGAGATGCAAATACCTTTGCCTGTTGATATAAATACCTATAGTCTTACAGCTGAAAAAGAAAAAGAACTTGGTATTCAGAGATTACCTTCCAATCTTTTATTGGCAATAGAAGAAATGAAAAAGGACCCATATATTAAAGAAGTATTAGGAGAACATATTTATAGCAAATATATTGCGGCAAAAGAAGCAGAATGGGCTGCGTATAATAATTATGTTCATCAATGGGAAATAGACAATTATCTTACTGCATTTTAATTTTAAACTATTTGTATCAAAAAGAGTATGAATATTTGTAATTCAGCTTTTCAGAGGGTAGACAGCTATATATCACTTTACAGATAATTATTGTCGTACTACAATATATCAATTCAACTTTGGTTAAACTGTTCGGATTGGATTATTTGGATTATAATGAGGCAACAAAATGTTTACCACTTATATAAGTGGCCAGTAATGCTTTTGTTTTAGACATTGAGAATATCTCTGGCATCATTAAAAACCGCCAGGTATAACATATTTTTCTAAAATAGAAAAATTTTAAATCTGGGCATTATAAACTCCACCTGAAACAAAGAACTCTGTTTATAGCTGATTTACTTCAACATGTTTGTGCTCAAATGGAGGTGATTGCCAGTGGATGCTAGGGGGGTTTTTATAGTATGCAGTAAGCCAGAAATGATAAAAGAGCTAAGGGCATTAATGTTGAAGCAGGGTTGCTCATCTGTTGAGTATGCATTATCTGCAAATGAGGCAAGGCGTAAGCTTGACTTTTTTGAACCTGGGCTTATACTGGTAAATGCACCATTGCAGGACGAATTAGGCATTCAACTGATTATAGATATAGCTGATAAAACTGATGCTGGTATAATAGTTCTTTCTAGGCATGAGCATTTGACAGAAATGCAGTATAGTCTTGAAAAGGTAGGTGCATTAGTGCTTCCAAAGCCTATTAGCAGAACTATATTAATTCAGACAGCTAGATTTGCATCTCAGTCAAGAAAATCTATAAAAGGTTTAAAACTTCAAAATGATGATTTAGAAAAGCGCATACAAGATAGAAAAATTATTGAGAAAGCAAAATGGATTCTCGTTGATAAGATGAATATGTCCGAACCGCAAGCACATAGATATATACAAAAGAGAGCAATGGATTTACGAGTACCTCAAATAAAGGTAGCTGAGGATATACTTAATAACTTTTAGTTTGCTTACTCAAGTTTATTGATATACTTGGAAATTATATTAAAATTTGAAAAAATATTTTGGATTAAATTAAGTAATCAGATTTGTATAATTATTGGTTCTTGTAATAATTAAATAACGACAAAACAGTTGTATAACAACATGTTTTTATATTCACAATGGCGTGTTTAAGAGAAATATTTTCTGTTAAACACGCTTTTTATTTTTGCATGTAATTTAGGGTATATACATTCAAACCTAAATAGCATATTAAAGCATAGTTATCGCATACTCCAGGATTAACAAACTAAACTTCTATTCTAGATGTGTAAGCTTTAGGTGAAGTTAATTATGGAAACCTATTTTAATCTAAGCGTTATGTAAAGCTGAACCACTGCTGCTACAACTAGTACAAAATTGGTTAAAAAGATTCAATTAAATTGATAATAACGTTTCAGCTTATATATAGAGCAAATTTGATTGAAATAAAGCTGACGTAATTGCAGCAGACATAATTTATTAAGGCTATGCCTGAAAATTATTCTAAAAAATTAAATGATATTTTAAATATTCGAACGGGGGTTTTTTTATGGGAACAATTAACACAGGTGATACAGCGTTTATTATTTTTTCGGCAGCGCTTGTATTTTTAATGACGCCAGGTCTTGCATTATTCTATGGAGGAATGGTAAAACGAAAGAATGTACTAAGTACTATTATGTCATCATTTTTTGTATGTGGATTGGCTTCTGTTCTTTGGGTAGCAGTGGGGTATTCACTTTCCTTTGGCGCAGACACAGGAGGAGTTATTGGAAACTTAGAGTGGGCTTTTTTTAATGGTGTTTCTGGTGTGCCAAATGAAAGTTACGCAGCAACTATACCACACGCTTTATTTGCGGCTTTTCAGATGATGTTTGCAATAATAACACCTGCATTAATCACAGGTGCTTTAGTAGAAAGAATGAAATTTTCATCATTATTTATTTTTATTGGTTTGTGGTCACTAATTGTATATTACCCAATGGTTCATATGGTTTGGGCAGAGGGAGGCTTATTGAGAGATATTGGAGCTATTGACTTTGCTGGAGGTAATGTTGTTCATATAAGTTCTGGTGTATCTGCTGTTGTAGCAGCAATTATTCTCGGAAAGAGAAAGGGGTATGGGATTACTTCAAGTCAGCCACATAATATACCATTAGTATTTATTGGTGCATCATTATTGTGGTTTGGATGGTTTGGATTTAATGGAGGTAGTGCATTAGGAAGCGGAGAGTTAGCAGTTCATGCTCTATTAACAACTAATACATCTGCAGCAACAGCTTTACTATCGTGGATGTTGGTTGAAAAAATTACAAGAGGTAAACCAACTATGCTAGGTGCAGCGACAGGAGCAGTGGTTGGATTGGTTGCAATTACTCCAGGTGCAGGCTTTGTTCCAATATGGGCAGCTTTAATTATAGGTTTTGTTGTAAGTCCAATTTGTTATTTTGCAATGAGTGTTATTAAACCAAAGTTTGGATAT
This region includes:
- a CDS encoding ammonium transporter, yielding MGTINTGDTAFIIFSAALVFLMTPGLALFYGGMVKRKNVLSTIMSSFFVCGLASVLWVAVGYSLSFGADTGGVIGNLEWAFFNGVSGVPNESYAATIPHALFAAFQMMFAIITPALITGALVERMKFSSLFIFIGLWSLIVYYPMVHMVWAEGGLLRDIGAIDFAGGNVVHISSGVSAVVAAIILGKRKGYGITSSQPHNIPLVFIGASLLWFGWFGFNGGSALGSGELAVHALLTTNTSAATALLSWMLVEKITRGKPTMLGAATGAVVGLVAITPGAGFVPIWAALIIGFVVSPICYFAMSVIKPKFGYDDSLDAFGCHGIGGIWGGVATGIFAKTSINPVAQWDGLIYGETRLFIAQLISIAVTIVFAAIGTAVIMFVVKLVSKEIRVSAREESEGLDISQHGESAYPSFTGMD
- a CDS encoding glutamate synthase, producing the protein MRITVGNTYYTEINEQIRNTADTDIILDEVYGQRYIGCGVGGKKITVNGTPGNALGAYMNGANIIVNGNAQDATGDTMNDGSIIIHGNCGDTTGYGMRGGKILVKGNAGYRVGIHIKEYRDQKPVVVVGGKTGDFLGEYQAGGIIIVLGIGVDGVPVGNFCGTGMHGGVIYLRCDEVPDGLPPQVSVETATEADKKTIEDHIAEFCDNFGYEKAELIKSNFIKLTANTKNPYKQLYTHN
- a CDS encoding ANTAR domain-containing response regulator — protein: MDARGVFIVCSKPEMIKELRALMLKQGCSSVEYALSANEARRKLDFFEPGLILVNAPLQDELGIQLIIDIADKTDAGIIVLSRHEHLTEMQYSLEKVGALVLPKPISRTILIQTARFASQSRKSIKGLKLQNDDLEKRIQDRKIIEKAKWILVDKMNMSEPQAHRYIQKRAMDLRVPQIKVAEDILNNF
- the glnA gene encoding type I glutamate--ammonia ligase — protein: MASKNDILKFIEQNDVKFVRLQFTDILGRLKNIAITERQVERALEEGIIFDASAIAGFSEVESSDMLLLPDINTFTIIPWRPQHGKVARFICDIKNYDGTQFIGDPRYVLKKSVEKAEKLGYTFNVGPECEFFLFHTDSEGRPTAKTHDYASYCDLAPMDLGENCRREICMVLEEMGFEIEALHHENAAGQHEIDFKYSDVLTAADRIMTFRMVVKTIAQRNGLHATFMPKPIFNAFGSGMHINMSLSKEGKNLFNAGNGSMDISDVAKMFGAGILNHINGITAVANPLVNSYKRFVPGFEAPVHIAWSHMNRSPLLRVPAPKGEATRLELRSPDSSCNPYLTLALVLEAGLDGLQKEMQIPLPVDINTYSLTAEKEKELGIQRLPSNLLLAIEEMKKDPYIKEVLGEHIYSKYIAAKEAEWAAYNNYVHQWEIDNYLTAF